Proteins from a genomic interval of Clostridium sp. M62/1:
- a CDS encoding branched-chain amino acid ABC transporter permease has product MNIKTYRKKTLVQNAVTYGIVLACFILVQILTATGGMTSLLKGILVPLCTYVILAVSLNLTVGILGELSLGHAGFMCVGAFSGAFFTNAMMKTFGIAKNDDMAILGLFIVAIVIGAAVAAVFGILIGIPVLRLKGDYLAIVTLAFGEIIKNLINALFVGIDSRGIHFSLKDAASLNLEEGGEVIIKGAQGISGTPKAATFTIGIILVLLTLFIVQNLIHSRTGRAIMAIRDNRIAAESVGINITKYKLLAFSVSAALAGVAGVLYAHNLATLAATPKAFGYNMSIMILVFVVLGGIGNIRGSIIAAVILTLLPELLRGLSSYRMLIYAIVLIVMMLLNSSPKAIEIRSRIIESIRGRKKKEQAKEA; this is encoded by the coding sequence ATGAATATCAAAACATACAGAAAAAAAACGCTGGTTCAGAATGCCGTCACATACGGCATTGTTCTCGCCTGTTTCATTCTGGTGCAGATTCTGACGGCAACAGGAGGGATGACAAGCCTCTTAAAGGGAATTCTTGTGCCGCTTTGCACTTATGTAATCCTGGCAGTTTCCCTGAACCTGACGGTGGGAATTCTGGGCGAGCTGAGCCTTGGACACGCGGGATTTATGTGCGTGGGTGCCTTTTCCGGAGCCTTCTTCACAAACGCCATGATGAAGACATTTGGCATTGCCAAGAACGATGATATGGCAATTCTCGGCCTGTTTATCGTTGCCATTGTCATCGGGGCGGCTGTGGCGGCTGTATTCGGCATTCTGATAGGAATTCCGGTTCTCCGCTTAAAGGGAGACTACCTTGCCATTGTCACCCTTGCCTTCGGAGAGATTATCAAAAACCTGATCAACGCTCTGTTTGTAGGAATCGACAGCAGGGGAATCCATTTTTCTCTGAAGGATGCAGCTTCCCTGAATCTGGAGGAGGGAGGCGAGGTAATCATAAAGGGAGCCCAGGGAATTTCGGGCACCCCGAAGGCGGCTACCTTTACAATCGGAATCATCCTCGTGCTGCTCACGCTCTTCATTGTTCAGAACCTGATTCATTCACGGACCGGCCGCGCCATCATGGCGATTCGCGACAACAGGATAGCAGCGGAATCTGTGGGAATCAATATTACAAAGTATAAGCTTCTGGCTTTCTCCGTATCTGCGGCTCTGGCGGGAGTGGCAGGAGTGCTCTATGCTCATAACCTGGCTACTCTGGCTGCCACGCCAAAGGCCTTCGGCTACAACATGTCCATTATGATTCTTGTGTTCGTGGTGCTTGGCGGAATCGGAAATATCCGCGGCTCCATTATCGCTGCTGTGATTCTGACGCTGCTGCCGGAGCTTCTGAGAGGTCTCAGCAGCTACAGAATGCTGATTTACGCGATTGTCCTGATTGTCATGATGCTTTTGAATTCCAGTCCGAAAGCGATTGAGATAAGAAGCCGCATCATCGAATCAATCCGGGGCAGGAAGAAAAAAGAGCAGGCGAAGGAGGCGTAA
- a CDS encoding ABC transporter ATP-binding protein: MAMLEVKNLSISFGGLKAVDDFNITIEKGQLYGLIGPNGAGKTTVFNLLTGVYKPDGGIILLDGANIAGKKNIEINRAGIARTFQNIRLFKELSVLDNVKVGLHNHHPYGTLTGIFRLPKYRRVEREMDEQALELLKVFGLDGEFAVKASNLPYGKQRKLEIARALATEPKLLLLDEPAAGMNPNETKELMDTIQFVRDNFDMTILLIEHDMKLVSGICERLTVLNFGHVLTEGPTGEVLNNPEVIKAYLGE; the protein is encoded by the coding sequence ATGGCAATGCTGGAAGTGAAAAATTTGAGTATCTCCTTCGGTGGACTGAAGGCGGTGGATGACTTTAACATCACCATCGAGAAGGGACAGCTCTACGGCCTCATCGGCCCAAACGGAGCTGGAAAGACAACCGTGTTCAACCTGCTGACGGGAGTGTACAAGCCGGACGGCGGTATCATTCTGTTAGATGGGGCGAATATCGCCGGGAAGAAGAATATTGAGATCAACCGAGCAGGGATTGCCAGAACTTTTCAGAACATCCGTCTCTTCAAGGAGCTGAGCGTGCTTGACAATGTAAAGGTCGGGCTTCACAACCACCACCCATATGGGACTTTGACAGGCATTTTCCGCCTTCCCAAGTACAGGAGGGTGGAGCGCGAGATGGATGAGCAGGCTCTGGAACTGTTAAAGGTATTCGGGCTGGACGGTGAGTTCGCAGTCAAGGCCTCAAATCTTCCCTATGGAAAGCAGAGAAAGCTGGAGATTGCCAGAGCTCTGGCCACAGAGCCGAAGCTCCTTCTTCTCGATGAACCTGCGGCAGGCATGAACCCCAATGAGACAAAGGAACTGATGGATACCATCCAGTTTGTCCGTGACAATTTTGACATGACGATTCTCCTGATTGAGCATGATATGAAGCTTGTATCAGGGATCTGCGAGCGCCTGACAGTGCTGAATTTCGGCCATGTGCTTACAGAAGGGCCGACGGGAGAGGTGTTAAATAACCCTGAGGTTATCAAAGCCTACCTGGGCGAATAG
- a CDS encoding ABC transporter ATP-binding protein yields the protein MAMLEVKDLSVYYGVIQALKGISFEVEEGDVIALIGANGAGKTTTLHALTGLIPVKSGSIVFEGKEITKVPGYKLVSMGIAHVPEGRRVFAQLTVLQNLKMGAFTRNNRQESEETIKRIYQRFPRLEERKNQLAGTLSGGEQQMLAMGRALMSHPRLLVMDEPSMGLSPLYVNEIFEIIQEISKEGTTVLLVEQNAKKALSIANKAYVLETGKIVLRGDAKELMNNDQVKKAYLSE from the coding sequence ATGGCAATGCTGGAAGTAAAGGATTTAAGTGTCTATTACGGCGTAATCCAGGCCCTTAAGGGAATCTCCTTTGAGGTGGAGGAGGGGGACGTCATCGCCCTGATCGGAGCCAACGGCGCCGGAAAGACGACGACGCTTCACGCCCTTACGGGACTGATCCCGGTGAAATCAGGAAGCATTGTATTCGAGGGAAAGGAAATCACAAAGGTACCGGGCTATAAGCTGGTATCCATGGGAATCGCCCATGTGCCGGAGGGACGGCGGGTGTTTGCCCAGCTGACAGTGCTGCAGAACCTGAAAATGGGAGCATTTACGAGAAATAACAGGCAGGAAAGCGAGGAGACCATTAAAAGGATCTATCAGCGCTTTCCGAGGCTTGAAGAGAGGAAGAATCAGCTTGCGGGAACGCTCTCCGGCGGTGAGCAGCAGATGCTGGCCATGGGGCGCGCCCTCATGTCTCACCCCAGGCTGCTTGTCATGGATGAGCCCTCCATGGGACTTTCTCCCCTGTATGTAAATGAGATTTTCGAGATTATCCAGGAAATCAGCAAAGAGGGGACAACGGTTCTTCTGGTGGAGCAGAACGCAAAGAAAGCTCTCTCCATTGCCAATAAGGCATATGTGCTGGAAACGGGAAAGATCGTTCTCAGAGGAGATGCAAAAGAGCTGATGAATAACGATCAGGTGAAGAAGGCGTATCTGAGCGAATAG